The following proteins come from a genomic window of Thermoleophilia bacterium:
- the tuf gene encoding elongation factor Tu, with protein MAKEKFDRSKPHMNVGTIGHVDHGKTTLTAAITLCLHSRGGSTEFTPFDMIDKAPEERERGITIATAHVEYETPNRHYAHVDCPGHADYIKNMITGAAQMDAAILVVGADDGPMPQTREHILLAHQVNVPNIIVFMNKVDLVDDPELLELVEMEIRELLTEYEFPGDDLPVIKGSALKALECGCGKDDCAACKPILELTQALDDYLPQPERDVDKPFLMPVEDVFTITGRGTVATGRVERGIVKVGEEVEIIGMSDKVLKTTVTGVEMFRKLLDEGQAGDNIGLLLRGTKREEVQRGMVCAKPKSITGHTHFLTQVYVLSKDEGGRHTPFFNGYRPQFYFRTTDVTGVITLEEGVEMVMPGDNTVMEVKLITPIAMEEGLRFAIREGGRTVGAGAITKILE; from the coding sequence ATGGCGAAGGAGAAGTTTGACCGCAGTAAGCCCCACATGAACGTGGGGACGATTGGGCACGTCGACCATGGGAAGACGACCCTGACAGCTGCGATCACGCTGTGTCTACATAGTCGCGGGGGCAGCACCGAGTTCACGCCGTTCGACATGATCGACAAGGCGCCCGAAGAGCGCGAGCGCGGCATCACTATTGCCACGGCGCATGTCGAGTACGAGACTCCCAATCGCCACTACGCGCACGTCGACTGCCCCGGTCACGCCGACTACATCAAGAACATGATCACTGGTGCCGCGCAGATGGATGCCGCGATTCTGGTTGTGGGTGCTGACGACGGCCCCATGCCCCAGACGCGTGAGCACATCCTCCTTGCGCATCAGGTCAACGTGCCGAATATCATCGTATTCATGAACAAGGTCGATCTCGTCGACGATCCGGAACTCCTTGAGCTTGTAGAGATGGAGATTCGCGAATTGCTCACGGAGTACGAGTTCCCGGGCGATGATCTCCCAGTGATCAAGGGCTCGGCGCTGAAGGCGCTCGAGTGTGGCTGCGGCAAAGACGACTGCGCAGCGTGCAAGCCGATCCTCGAGTTGACTCAAGCGCTGGACGACTATCTTCCGCAGCCTGAGCGCGACGTGGACAAGCCGTTCCTGATGCCGGTCGAGGATGTCTTCACGATCACCGGCCGTGGCACGGTCGCTACCGGTCGTGTCGAGCGCGGCATCGTCAAGGTTGGCGAGGAAGTCGAGATCATCGGCATGAGCGACAAGGTCTTGAAGACCACGGTCACCGGCGTCGAGATGTTCCGCAAGCTTCTGGATGAGGGTCAGGCAGGCGACAACATCGGCCTTCTGCTTCGTGGCACGAAGCGTGAAGAAGTGCAGCGCGGCATGGTCTGCGCCAAGCCGAAGAGCATCACCGGTCACACGCACTTCCTCACGCAGGTGTATGTCCTGTCTAAGGACGAAGGCGGCCGCCACACACCATTCTTCAATGGCTATCGGCCGCAGTTCTACTTCCGCACGACCGACGTGACCGGTGTGATCACCCTCGAAGAGGGCGTCGAGATGGTCATGCCCGGCGACAACACCGTCATG